CGAACAGAAACGCAATAAACAGAGCAATGAATCCCCCGAACAAGCCTAGAATTTGCGGTGAGTCCCATGCATAGGTTTGCCCGCCCAGTTCCAGACCGAACATCAGGCAGATGATTGCCCCTACAAGCGTTGCGGCTCCCGTCCAGTCAATCTTTTGCTTGGCATGGGAACGGGTCTCCTTATAGGAGGTCATGATGAAAATAAAGGATACAATCCCGATTGGAACGTTGACATAGAATATCCATTCCCAGCCAACGCTATCGGTAATAAAAGCACCCAGCAGCGGTCCCATAATGCTGGAGGTACCGAATACGGCACCGAGCAAACCCGTCATTTTACCGCGCTTCTCCGGCGGGAACAGGTCAAACACGATGGTAAACGCAATCGGCATTAGAGCACCGCCGCCGATTCCTTGAATCGCCCGGTAAATAATAAGCTCTGTCATGTTGTTGGCCATCCCGCAGAGGGCGGAACCGATCAAGAAGACAACCAATCCGAATATAAAGAACCGTTTCCGCCCGTACATATCGGACAGCTTGCCGAAGATCGGTGTGCCGGCCATTACGGCAACCATGTAGATTGAGGTTACCCAGACGACTTGGTCAAAGCCCTGGAGATCGCGGATAATCGTCGATAAAGCCGTGGCTACAATCGTGTTATCGATGGCGGCCATGAAGATGCCGAGCAGCAGACCGGCCACGACCAATTTGATGTTGCTTTGTTGTGCATTCATGTTAAGAATACTCCTTTTCCATATTCAACTATGTACATATTATTCAAATTTGAATAATTCGGTGGTTATATTGTAGCCGGATTAACAGATGTTGGCAAGATGTTTAATGGCACTGCCTGTCTCTACATTCTGGACAAGAAAAAACAAGGCCAACCTAAAGCTTACGGGATGACCTTGCAATAATAGGGAATCGGCTGCCGGGATGCCTTCGCGTCAAAACGCACTGTTAGCTGCTTCCAGTTAATACTTAACAGTTCATCTGCGGCGATTTGGGATCCAACTGCATAAATTCGATCCGATTGCCGTCCGGGTCCCTGGCCCAGCACTGCCAGTTGAAGTCTTTTCCTTGGACCGGCGGGACGTCGAGTTTCACGCCCTGATTGCGGAGATGATCCGCGATGCGCTCGATATGTTCCACCTCGAGGCAGAGATGGGAGAATCCGACGGGCCGTTCTACTTGCTCCGGTTTCTGTTGCCCACCATAAAACAATTCGATAAACTGTCCGTCACGCACCTTAATGTACTCGATCCAGGGTTCACCTTGATCGTTAGGAATATCAAAAGCACGGGTGAAACCAAGAATATCACAGTAAAAATGCAGAGACTTCTCCATATCGGCGACATCGAACGCCAGGTGGGCGATTCCTTTAATCATGACAGCATTCCTCCTTGGTATGTATCAACGCTTAAGGATCAGGCGAGTTCATAAATCTATTGTAGCTTATTCTGTATACGCTTCCATATATATTTGCAAAATCGGAGGAATAAAACCGGCTGTTATTCTTCGCTGAGTCAGCGCCCGGTTGAGTCAATCCGGGATACAACCGTAGCCTGCTATTGTTATGCCCTCATGCAGATGCCAAAAACCCAAGACCTGCTAAAACAGGCCTTGGGTTAGGGTAATCATCGTATTACGCAGTCATTGTTAGCATTGCCTACACGCAGGCAAAAATCTTATTCGTAGGTCAGGCTGTCCAGAATTTCCTTCACGCTCAGTTCAGCGCAAGCCATGGAAGTATCGGCAACGCCATAATACATCTTCACGACATCGCCATCGACCAAAGTGCCGCAGGAGAAGACAACGTCTCCGAAGAATCCGTTCTTCTCATAATCGGCTTCCGGCTCCATGATCGGTTGATTGGAGCGGGCGATGACTTTGGAAGGATCGTTCAGATCCAGCAGCAGGGCACCCATGCAGTAGCGGTGATCCAACGTTGCGCCATGGTACAGCTCCAGCCAGCCTTTTTCCGTGCGGAATGGTACGGCACCGCCGCCCATGCGGCCGCTGTCCCACATGCCGTTGCGCAGGCCTGCGAGATGTTTATGGTTGCCCCAGTATACGAGATTATCGGATTCGGCGATCCACATTTCCGGGTTGCCTGTGCTCTTGGTCGTAGGACGGTGCAGCGCATAGTATTTGCCGCCGATTTTCTCAGGAAAGATCAGCACGTCCTTATTGTCCGGTCCGAAAATCATCCCGTGATGCGTAAAGTTCACAAAATCCCGGGTCGAAACCATGGATTCACCTACGCCTACCGGAGATACAGCGGAGAAGTAGATGTAATACGTATCGCCGATCTGTGTAACGCGCGGGTCTTCTATACCGAAGGTTTCCAGCGACTGCGCGGGATATACCAGCGGCTTGTCGTCGATGGTAAAGCGATGCCCGTCCGTGCTGCGTGCCACTCGAATATAGGATAAGGAAGTCAAATATTCGAAGGTAGCGCTGTGATTCACATTGCGAATGACACGGGGGTCGGAGAAATCATAACGAGCATCGTCGGTACGGAATTCCAAAATGTCCAGCTCCTGTGTTTCTGCATTGAATACAGGCGCTTTGACAATCATCGGATCGGCGCTGATCGGGCGCTCCGCGACCCGAAGCAGCAGCAGCACTTCGCCGTTATATTCGGCAACGCCTGCGTTAAAGGCGCCAATCACTTCAAAGCCGGCATGATACGGCTTCACGTCGGCCGGTGTAATCAGAGGGTTCTCCTCATATCTGTATATATTCATGGTTGTTTACCCCTATCCAATATTCTTATTTATTTTGAGCTTGTCGTCGCACCCTGAAAGGCAGGAAACGGAAACCGATCTGCTTACTGTTCAAATTGGAGGAACGGATCCCGGATGGTTATGCGATGCGCTTCCGCATCGCTGATGCCGGCATAGAGATCGGCGGTTCCGTCTGCATGGCGAACGAGTCCTCCGCTAAATACAACGTCAACCAAATCCGGACGCTTGGTTTCACCAGGCAAGAATTCGGCACGTACGGCAATCAACTCCATATCGCTAAACTCGCCTGTCTGCGGGTCTAGCGCAAACACCATCGGATAATAGTGGCGCTCCCCGGCTTCGTCGAAGCTTGCCACATGGCCGAGCACGCCGACAAGCCCATTGCTCAACAAGTGCAGCTCGTTGGCTCCGCCCCATTCCGCATCGATGAATTGGTCAGCCAGAAGGGGGGCCTCGTTAACGAGTTCTACCGTCACATCCTCCAGCGAGCTCACCTTAGTAAACCCGATTTTACCTCGGCCGCCTTTTTCGCCTTGGGGACGGGTGAACACGCCGATTTCGCCGCCGGCCAGCTCCGTGAGGCGTAGATCCTTCATTGCATCGGGACCCGTGAAGAATAGGGAGAGCTCATTCAGCGTTTTGCCTTTCCAGAATACGGTTCTCCACATCAGTGCATTCTCCATCGTGGGGTGAGGAAAGATTTCAACGCCACCCAGAACCAGTTCGCCATGGATAAAGGTGAAGAACGGATCCTGAAGCGTAAAGACTGGGGCTCCTTCATTCGGTACCCAGATGCCGTCCTGCTCCACGAAGAAGCGGATTTCCGAATGCTCGCTGTCTCGCGATTCCACCCGGCCCGCAATGACGGTGACTCCATCAATCCGGAAGGGCGCCGTGATATTATATACATCTTTGTCGCCTACACCTGAAAACGAAAGCTTGACCGGGTTCTGAGCCGTGGATTTCTTGTTTTGATATTCTTGCAACAGGGTTGCGCATGTTTTTACAGAGGATTTATGCAATGCCACCGTATGATGCCTCCTTATATGAATCATAAATAATTGCGTGTTAGGATACCCAGACCGCAGCTGTGTGCGGCGGGATTTCGATTACTGATCCGCCGAGGGATGCCATCTCGCCGCTTGCAGCAGCCAGCTCCAACCTCTGGGAGGACCAATCGGATAGGTCCAGCTGAAGCGGCTGATCAGCGAATTGAAGGACAATGACGGCTTCCTCGCAGCCGGATCGTCTGGTATACGCAATTGCCGATCCCTCCAATTGCTCCAGCTTTACGTAATCACCGGAGGAGAGGGCAGCATGTTGGACTCGAATCGAGAGCAGCATTTTATAAAAAGAATACATGGAATCCGGCTGCTCCCGTTGCGCTTCCGCATGGATGTGTTCGTGCCCCGGCCCCATCCCGATCCAAGGAGCCTGATCAGAGAAGCCACCGTATCGACCGCCATTCCATTGCATGGGGGAACGGGAATAGTCGCGGCTCTTGACCCGGGCCAAGTCCAAAGCCTCCTCTTCCGTTTTTCCATTCTGAAGTGCGGCTTCGTAGTGGCCGAGGCCCTGGATATCTCTCATGTCCTCGATCCGGTGCGCGATATGGTTCCTCATCCCGATCTCGTCGCCATAGTAGATGAACGGAATGCCCTTCGCCGTTAACATGAGAGCTGCCATCAGTTTGGCTCTCTGCTCCTCAAGCTCCGTATCGCCTTTGCCAAATCTCGAGATGTGGCGCTGCATGTCATGGCTGCTGAAGAACAAGGTAGGGAGCTGATCGGATGCGTGCTGGTCTTCCATGCGTTTAATCTCGTTAAATAAATCCTCCGGCCGAAATTGCTCCTGGCTTCCCAGGTTGAAGTTGAACACCACATCGAGAAGGCCGCTGCCGCTGTAATGGCGCAGGATGTCCATATCCTCAGAACCGACCTCACCTACCATAAAAATGCCTTCCCGCTCATGCACATAACGGCAAATGTCGCCGATGGCTTCCACAATCCCGTCTTGGTTCTGATCGTACCGGTGAATCTGTTCGCCGTTGTCATCTACCGGATTATCCTGGAAATCGCCAGAGACCTTAAGGAAATTGATGACGTCCAACCGGAAGCCGTCGATTCCCTTATCCAGCCAAAATCCCATAACATCCTTCATGGCCCGCCGGACTTCCGGGTTGGCCCAATTCAGATCCACCTGTTCCTTGGCAAAGGCATGGTAATAATACTGTCCAGTGCCTTCATCCCATTCCCATGCGCTGCCACCAAAGAAGGACTCCCAGTTATTCGGTGTCCCTTGATGAACGGGAGACTTCCAGATATACCAGTCGCGCTTCGGGGAAAGGGTAGAGGATTTGGACTCCTGGAACCAGGCATGGGCTGATGAGGTGTGATTCAGCACGAGATCCACAATGACCCGGATGCCCCGCCGATGGGCTTCATGAATGAAACCATCGAAATCTTCCATCGTTCCGTATGCCGGATCGACGGCGTAGTAATCCGAAATATCGTAGCCATTATCGATCTTGGGCGATGGATAGAAGGGAGTCAGCCAAATACCGCCGATGCCGAGTTCCTTCAGGTAATTCAGCTTGGAAGTGATCCCCTTAAAATCTCCGAGGCCATCCCCGTTGCCGTCGCAGAAGCTTGGCATGTAAATTTCATAAAAGACGGTTTCTTGCCACCACTTTTTTTGGTTTCTGTCCATACGTTTCCACTCCCAGATGAAAGCTGTTTTCATCCCTTTATTTAAGAGAAGCCAGGATAGGGAGGTTGTAAAGTACAGACCCTCATATTCGAGCTTCCTGCAACGTTCCGATGCGCCTTTTGAAGCCAACGGCGTTTTATTTGAGACTGAACTGCATGCCTTCCTTGAATTTTTTGCCGAAGATCGCGAACATGATAATAATCGGCACGGTGAGCAGGACGGATGCCGCATAGAGCGGACCCGGGTAACTGCCGTATGGCCCGAACATCTGGGACAAGAGTACGTTGAGCGTCAGCATGTTGTCGCTGCGGACAACGATCATATCCCATAAAAGCTCGGTCCAGCGCTCCATCAGCAAGAAGAGGAAGATCACTGCAGTGATGGATTTGGACATGGGCAGCATGATTTTGTACAAAATCTTGAAGTCCGATGCCCCATCCAGCTTCGCTGCTTCGATAAAAGCATCCGGCACGGCTTTGAAAAAGTTGGTGTACATGAAGATCGCCCATAAACTGATGGCTTTTGGAATGATCATCGCCCAGTACGTATCGTAAAGTCCGACCTTCTGGATAATGAGAAAGTTCGGAATCAAGAGAATGATCGCCGGGAAAAACATATGGAACAACACAAAGTTATTCACGGTGTCGCGTCCCCGGAATTTCAATTTGGACAGCGCATAGGCCACCATGATTCCGAACAGCATCATAAGGAAGGTGGAGGCTACCGAGACGATGACGCTGTTGAAGAAGGCGTTCATCCATGGCCGGGCAATGCCAACCTCGCCCCCGGTAAGAAGCCATTCATAAGATTTTAAAGAGAATTTGCTTGGAACGAGCTGCCTGTCTACCTGCGCCCAATCGGCAAAAGAGTTGAGCACCATGTACAAGTAGGGGTACACCATGACGAGAAGCAGAAGGGTTGCCAGTACATAGCGGCCCGCAAGACGACGTTTACTATATTTCTTAGACCCAACCATTTCGTTTCCCCCAGCTTTCCAGCAGTTTACGAATCACGAAGATGGAGATGAACGTTACGATGGATGCCATAATGGCAATCGCAGACGCATATCCGGCTTGCAAGTTCGTAAAGGCTTGATTAAAGATTTCCATCTGCCATGTATTGGTTGCAAAGTTCGGTCCGCCGCCTGTCAGCTGGTAAACTTCCGTGAAGATGCCGAAGGTTACGCCGAACGAGAGAATGAGTGTTGTATACAAGGCAGGGTACAAGAGCGGCAGCGTGATTTTCCAGAATCGCTGCCTGTCGGTTACCCCATCAATGGCAGCTGCTTCATAGACTTCCTTATCAATGCTTTCAAGTCCCGAAGTCAGGATTAAGGCGTAATAACCCGTGAACTTCCAGGCCAAAATCAGACCGACGATAAACAGCGCCGAGAACGGTGAGCCGAGCCAGTCGATATTGATCCCGAAGGTGCCTCTCAAAAATTCATTGACCGGACTGTTGTAGGACAAGAAGCCTTGTACAATCAGGGAAGCAACAACGCCTGAGGACAGATACGGCAGGAAGAAGCCGATCAGGTACACGCTTTTGAACTTGGGCAATCCCTGAATAACAACAGCGACGGCGAGCGACATGGCGGTTACCAGTGGAACAAACAGCATCATGAACTTGTAGGTAACCCAGAAGGCGGATTGCACCCCGGGTGCGGCCATGGCCTTCCGGAAATTATCCAGCCCTACAAAATCAAATTCAGGAGCAATCAGGTCCCAATTCGTAAAAGAAAGGTATAAGGACCAAAGGAGCGGTCCCAGGAAAAATACCAATCCGAAAATAATGTAGGGACTGGCAAAAAGCCAGCCCAACTTATTGTTTTGCTTATTAATCATGATTAAAGTTCACCTTCAATCGCTTTCTTCATGTTATTCCAACCGGTTTGCGGATCGATTTCTCCGCGGATGACCTTATTAAATGCTTCTTGTCCAATCAAGGTTTGAAGCTCATTAAACTTCGGATTATCCATGGCTGGAACGCCTTTGGACACCGCTTCTGCATAAGGAGCCAGTTCCGGTTTCTCGGCGAGGATCTGCTTGAAGCCTTCCACTTCGTTCAGATCATCGCGCGCCGGAGGCAGGTTGGTTTGCTTGAACCATTTCACGTCATTTTCCTCGTTGGAATAAACCCATTTCAAAAATTCGGCGGCAGCCTGCTGCGATGCTTCCGGAGCTGCGGAGAAGATAACCAGGCCTTTTGCATCCGCGTAGGTTTTTGCATCTGCCGGATCCATATGATCCGGTACCGGAGGCAGGGTCAGGGTGAAGTTTTCTCCGTATTTAAGTTCAGGATATTTCGTTGCCCACATATCGAATGTCCAAGGACCGATATCAGTGAATACCCCCGCACCGGTTTCGAATGGATCGGTTGCATTCTGCGCCAATACACCGCCAGCTTTACGAAGGTCATCAACGAAAGTCAGCATTTCCACCCCAGCTTTATCGTCCGCGACAAGGTTTTGGCCTTCGATAAATTTGTTGCCGTCCGAAGCTGCGTTGTAGAGCAAGAAGAAATCGAACCAGCGTTTCCAGGCCGTAGGGTCTGCAAGGTCGGCGCCTTTAGCCCACATATATTTATCCGGATATTTCGCTTTCAGCTTCGTTGTGGCTTCCAGAACTTCACTGTACGTTTGAGGCGGCTCATTATATCCGATCTCTTTCAGGAAATCCGTACGCCATCCGATCAGCATCGGGTTAGAGTAGATCGGCAATACATATTGGTGGCCGTCCGCGAATTCCCAAGGAGCGATCGTTTCGGTCATGTTACGGGACTCGACCATTTCCTTAAATTGCGGCAGTTCATCAAGAGCTACAAGCGCTTTACTATTGGATAGCTGCGCGGCGAATCCGCGGTTAATATTCTCAGCTACCGTCGGTGCATTCCCGCCTGCGATGGATGCCTGAATACTTGCCTCAGAGCTTGGTGATTCTTTAATCGCGCTAACGTTTACCTTTACGTCCGGATTCACGGTTTCGTACTCTTTGGCCATCTCTTGCCAAAATGCTTGCTGCGGCGGGTTAGGTGCCGCCCAGAATTCGACGGTGGTTACGCCGTCTGCGCTTTGACCGCCATTGCTGCCGCCGTTGCCGCAAGCGGCGAGTACCGTTCCGCCTACCAATGAGATTGCTAGAAGCAAAGAAATTCTTGATTTTTTCATATTGACCCTTCCTCCTAAATGCAAGATGTCTACCAAACGTTGACACTGCTATTTTTGTAACGTTACAAAATAGGATTACTAATTACTGAAAGCGTTGTATTCACATTATTATTCATGACTAATAGTTTTGTCAACGCTTTAACCTGCGAAATACAACAAACAATTAATTCCTGTGAGGTAGATCACATGAATATATTACTTTACATAATTATTTTGTAACGTTAAAATAATGTTTGTAATGTTCGGGCGAGAGCTTTCAAATCTCTGTTTGTTTTCGGTATAGTATGATGAGAATCCATTCGTCCTATACAACTATTCTTACTATAAAGAGAAAGGAACGTTATCCTTGACCAAGCCAAAAGTTACGATGCAGGACATCGCAGAACACTTGCAAATCTCCAAAAATTCGGTTTCGCAAGCACTATCAGGTAAAGGCGGTGTCAGCGAGGAGACGCGCAAGCTCATCATGCAAACGGCCGATGAGCTGGGCTACATCTATACCGGAAATCGCAAGCGATCCTCGGATCAAGAGGACAAGGAAGAATCTACAGGCAGTATTGCTTTAGTAGCAACGGATTTTGCCTTCTCTATGCGGGGCTTTTTCGGGGAAATCTACCTTACTATAGAAAATGAAGTGCAGAAGAGAGGGAAGAAGCTGCTGATCCAATCCATTTCCCAGCAGATGATGAAGGATCAGACGCTGCCCCCTTTTATCGAGGGAAGGGAAGTTGACGGGATCTTGATCCTTTCGCATCTTAGTACCGAATATATGAACACCTTGATCGATACCGGTATTCCTACCGTGCTCATCGATCATCACCATCCGGATGTGCAAGCCGACGCTATTCTTACGAACAACCGGTTCAGCGCCTATCATGTCGTTAAGTACCTCTATGAGCTCGGGCATACACGCATCGGCTTTGTCGGCAATACTTCCTTCTCCCCGAGCTATTATGAACGTCTGGAAGGGTTCCGGCTTGCCCATCATGAACTCGGCATTGAGCTGCACCCGAAATGGATTCTTAGCGACGCGCTGGAAGATCAGGAATTTATGGAGAAGCGGCTGCAGGGGCTGGACGAACAGCCTACTGCCTGGTTCTGCGTGAATGACGGTCTCGGGTTTATCGTGAATTCGACCATTTATAATATGGGCTATCAGATTCCGGGCGATATTTCCATTGTCAGCTTTGATAACGGACAGCTTTCCAGGTTGGCTACGCCCAAGACAACCACCATGGGAGTGGACCTGAGACTATTCGGCAAAACGGCGATCCGGCAGCTGTTCTGGCGAATGAAGCAGCCGGACGCGCCGCATATGGAGCTGCTGCTACCAACAACACTTATTGAACGCGATTCGACATCGGCTCCGCGCAATTAACATAAATGATTCGATGATTTCGAGATGGAGGCATTCACAATATGACCACTCAAGCACAAGAACAAGCTGTACAGGCATATGACCGATGGCTGAACAGCGGGGTGATTGACGAAGCGTCCAAGGATGAGCTTCGCGCTATTGCACATAACAAGAGCGAAATCGCAGACCGTTTCTATAAGGAACTGGAATTCGGAACCGGCGGACTGCGGGGCGTGATCGGCGCAGGCAGCAATCGTATCAATATCTATACCGTGGGGAAAGCAACCCAAGGGCTTGCTGCTGCGCTAAAGCAGGAGTACGAATCGCCTTCGGCGGTGATTGCGTACGACTCTAGGCATTTTTCTCCCGAATTTGCGCTTGAAGCGGCACGGGTGCTCGCAGGGAATGGCGTTAAGGCCTATGTATTTCAAGCTCTCCGTCCGACGCCTGAATTGTCTTATGCCGTGCGGCATCTGAACGCAGAGGCGGGAATCGTGATTACCGCAAGCCATAATCCACCGGAATATAACGGATATAAGGTGTACGGTCCGGACGGTGGGCAGATTACGCCCGATACGGCAGCCAGAGTGATTGAGGAGATCGGGCATGTCGCTTCTTTTGAAGAAATCCGTAAGTTGGACCGGGCAGAGGCGGAAGAGAGCGGCCTGCTCGTATGGCTCGGCCAAGAGATCGATGATGCTTATACCCTCGCCGTTGCAGGCATAAGCCAAAATCCCGGAATCCTACCTGAAGCCAGCATCAATTACCGAATCGTATTTACGCCGCTGCATGGAACCGGTAACGTTCCTGTACGTGCTGTTCTAAAGCATCTGGGTTTTCAGCATGTGGATATCGTGCCGGAGCAAGAACAACCGGATGCCAATTTCTCAACCGTGCAATCGCCTAACCCCGAAGAACATGCCGCATTTGAGATTGCCATTGCCCAGGCCAAGGCATGCGCGGCTGACCTCATTCTGGGAACCGACCCGGATGCGGACCGCATGGGGGCTGCCATTCAGAATGATCAAGGACAGTATTTCATCCTTAGCGGCAACCAGTCCGGTGCCATCATGGTGCACTACTTGCTGGAATCCATGAAGAAAAAAGGAACGCTTCCGGAGAATGGTGCGATCATCAAGACGATTGTGACCAGCGAAATGGGAGCTGCCATCGCGGCTGCATACGGCATGACCGTCTTCAACACGCTGACTGGATTTAAATACATCGGGGAGAAAATGACGCAGTTCGAGAAGACCGGAGCGTTTACCTTCATTTTTGGTTATGAGGAAAGTTACGGTTATCTTGCCGGCAGCTATGCTCGCGATAAGGACGCTGTCGTTGCAGCCATGCTCATGGCCGAGGCGGGTGCTTACTATAAAACGCAAGGTAAGTCTTTATATGAAGTGCTCCAAGAGTTGTACCGAACCTACGGCTATTTCGCCGAGAAGCTGGAGACGAGAACGCTTAAGGGCATTCAAGGTATACAGCTGATTGCAGGCATCATGAGCGCTTGGCGTGAATCGGCACCAAGCGAAGTGGCGGGGATTGAACTCATCGGAACCGAGGATTTCAGCCGGGGACTGCATGGTCTGCCGCAAGAGAATGTGCTGAAATTCCATCTTGCCGACGGCAGCTGGTTCTGCCTTCGTCCGTCCGGCACGGAGCCGAAGATCAAGTTGTATTTTGCTGTTCAGGGCAGCAGGTATGAGGATGCACAGGCTAAGATCGCTGCGCTTACGGAAGATGTAATGGCTCGAATTGATGTTTATATCGAACAGCATCAGACATAGAAAAAAAAGGACTGGACCTGATCGTTCGCTGAAGAACGGGAAAGGTTCAGTCCTTTTTGGATATCGGCCAGCGGTTGGAAGGCAGGTGGGTATCATACTGCGTAAGAATTGCAAAAGCTGCGATAATCGTTTGTATTAATGATTCCAGGAACTACTGGTCTAACGCCTCTGATGCACCGGAACTTCTTTACGCCCCTGTTTCATGGGCGACTGGCATAAAGGACAGGCCTTGCTCTCCCGATCCCGTGCGCCAGCGGCGATTCTCGCGTTGACTCGCTGCCAGCCTTTGCAATTGGCGCTGGTGCACAGCCACACGTCGACGATCTCCGTTGCAGCGGGTGCAGTCTGATGCTGTAAGCTGGGAGCGGAGCCTGATCCTGAACCGATGCGTTGGCTCCTCTGGCTGGCAGTGCTTACCGTTGCCCGCCCAGCAGGTGAAGGCAAGGATGAGCGCTTGGCTGAGGTTGAGGTCTCTATGCGGACCGTACGCTTTGCCGTAAACGTCGATCGCGGCGTTGACCCGCCGCCCTTGCTTGGGACGCTGTTGCCTTGCTTGCTCTGCTCGTCCGTAACGAACACATCGCGGAAGAAGCGGGAAACCTCCGCTTTTCGCCCCCGATAAAAGCCAGGCGAACTGACAATCAATTCATCCCGCGCCCTAGTGATAGCGACATAAGCCAATCTGCGCTCCTCTTCGAGCGCATCCAGCGCCTTATCTTCTTTGTCCGATAGCGGACGCTGATCCTCCCTGCGCTCGGCGTCCAAAGCGGACGTATGCGGCAGAATGCCCTCGCTTGCCCCGATCAGGCATACTGAGGGAAACTCCAGCCCTTTGGATTTATGGATCGTCATTAACCGGACGGCATCGGCATGTTCGTCCCGTTTCATGGCCGCCATTTCCTTATGAATGATGATCAGTCGATCGACAAATTCGACGAACTCAGCGATATCGCCAAAGCGCTTCGCCGAAGCCTCCAACTCATCCAGACCTTCCTGTATGAATTCCTTATGGAGGGTGATTTCCTGGCGCTCGTCTGCCTCCAGAAACTTGTCATAGAATTGGCGCCTCATTTCCTGTACCGCCTGAAGGGGCTCCATCGCCTTTAGTCCCTTAATGAGCTTTGTGCGATCTCTAATATTCTCGATCTGAAAATCCTTCAGGCCGGGAAAGGATAGAAGATGCGATAGAGGCCCTTTCTTGGGACGCGGAGCATCCTGCTGCCGGATGAAAGCCATGCCTTTATCCCGGTTCATGTACAGCGTATGGAGCATGCCCTCCATGGCCGTGAAATTGCGTCGGTCCAGCGACAGCCGCAGATGGTCCATGAGCGGTTTGACGATCCAC
Above is a window of Paenibacillus sp. FSL K6-1330 DNA encoding:
- a CDS encoding LacI family DNA-binding transcriptional regulator, translated to MTKPKVTMQDIAEHLQISKNSVSQALSGKGGVSEETRKLIMQTADELGYIYTGNRKRSSDQEDKEESTGSIALVATDFAFSMRGFFGEIYLTIENEVQKRGKKLLIQSISQQMMKDQTLPPFIEGREVDGILILSHLSTEYMNTLIDTGIPTVLIDHHHPDVQADAILTNNRFSAYHVVKYLYELGHTRIGFVGNTSFSPSYYERLEGFRLAHHELGIELHPKWILSDALEDQEFMEKRLQGLDEQPTAWFCVNDGLGFIVNSTIYNMGYQIPGDISIVSFDNGQLSRLATPKTTTMGVDLRLFGKTAIRQLFWRMKQPDAPHMELLLPTTLIERDSTSAPRN
- a CDS encoding phospho-sugar mutase encodes the protein MTTQAQEQAVQAYDRWLNSGVIDEASKDELRAIAHNKSEIADRFYKELEFGTGGLRGVIGAGSNRINIYTVGKATQGLAAALKQEYESPSAVIAYDSRHFSPEFALEAARVLAGNGVKAYVFQALRPTPELSYAVRHLNAEAGIVITASHNPPEYNGYKVYGPDGGQITPDTAARVIEEIGHVASFEEIRKLDRAEAEESGLLVWLGQEIDDAYTLAVAGISQNPGILPEASINYRIVFTPLHGTGNVPVRAVLKHLGFQHVDIVPEQEQPDANFSTVQSPNPEEHAAFEIAIAQAKACAADLILGTDPDADRMGAAIQNDQGQYFILSGNQSGAIMVHYLLESMKKKGTLPENGAIIKTIVTSEMGAAIAAAYGMTVFNTLTGFKYIGEKMTQFEKTGAFTFIFGYEESYGYLAGSYARDKDAVVAAMLMAEAGAYYKTQGKSLYEVLQELYRTYGYFAEKLETRTLKGIQGIQLIAGIMSAWRESAPSEVAGIELIGTEDFSRGLHGLPQENVLKFHLADGSWFCLRPSGTEPKIKLYFAVQGSRYEDAQAKIAALTEDVMARIDVYIEQHQT